The following are from one region of the Jeongeupia sp. USM3 genome:
- the ribH gene encoding 6,7-dimethyl-8-ribityllumazine synthase, producing the protein MSFVPNRDQTLPPLDGKGLHVGIVTCRFNEGITVALRNACVGELLRLGVAENAIDEYAVPGALEAPLALQLLARTGRYDALVTLGCIIRGDTYHFELVANESGAGVTRVGLDASIPIANAILTVENDEQAEARKTDKGVDAARVAVEMAQLQKALKA; encoded by the coding sequence ATGAGTTTTGTTCCGAATCGTGACCAGACGCTGCCGCCGCTTGACGGCAAGGGGCTGCATGTCGGCATCGTGACCTGCCGCTTCAACGAAGGGATCACCGTTGCGCTGCGCAACGCCTGCGTCGGCGAGCTGCTGCGTCTCGGCGTCGCCGAGAACGCCATCGACGAATACGCAGTGCCGGGCGCGCTCGAGGCGCCGCTGGCGCTGCAGCTGCTGGCCAGAACCGGGCGCTACGATGCGCTGGTCACGCTCGGCTGCATCATCCGTGGCGACACTTATCACTTCGAGCTCGTCGCCAACGAGTCCGGCGCCGGGGTGACCCGGGTCGGCCTCGATGCGTCGATCCCGATTGCCAACGCCATCCTCACCGTCGAGAACGATGAGCAGGCCGAGGCCCGCAAGACCGACAAGGGCGTCGATGCCGCCCGCGTCGCCGTAGAAATGGCCCAACTTCAGAAAGCGTTAAAAGCATGA
- the nusB gene encoding transcription antitermination factor NusB, whose protein sequence is MSEHEQQANTPPAKPKSARRRAREFAVQGLYQWNLTGDTVNNIEKFLRESSPQFAKADEALFRAVMYGAIKESADLIRLITPHVDRPLEEVSPVEAAVLLAGAFEIVHMPETPYPVIINEAIELAKTFGGSDGHRFVNGVLDKLAAAVRADEVEAIRAKRRG, encoded by the coding sequence ATGAGCGAACACGAACAGCAAGCAAACACCCCGCCGGCCAAGCCGAAATCGGCCCGCCGCCGCGCCCGCGAATTCGCGGTCCAGGGGTTGTACCAGTGGAACCTGACCGGCGACACCGTCAACAATATCGAGAAGTTCCTGCGCGAAAGCAGCCCGCAGTTCGCCAAGGCCGACGAGGCGCTGTTCCGCGCGGTGATGTACGGCGCGATCAAGGAATCGGCCGATCTGATCAGGCTGATCACGCCGCACGTCGATCGTCCGCTCGAGGAAGTCAGCCCGGTCGAGGCTGCCGTGCTGCTCGCCGGCGCGTTCGAGATCGTCCACATGCCCGAGACACCGTACCCGGTGATCATCAACGAGGCGATCGAGCTGGCCAAGACCTTCGGCGGCAGCGATGGCCACCGCTTCGTCAACGGCGTGCTCGACAAGCTCGCGGCCGCCGTGCGTGCCGACGAGGTCGAGGCGATCCGCGCAAAGCGGCGCGGCTGA
- the thiL gene encoding thiamine-phosphate kinase — MNEFDLIGRYFARPARRALLGVGDDCALLAPPPAGEVLAVSVDMLVEGRHFFAGVDPHTLGHKALAVNLSDLAAMGAKPSWFTLALALPRADEGWLAAFADGLFALADASGIELVGGDTTRGPLTISIQVAGHVPAGGALCRDGAKAGDDVWVSGRLGAAAMAVRHRAGELALPVEVLARCAERLDRPAPRLALGERLRSHASAALDVSDGLVGDLAHICEQSRLAAEIDWTCVPVDPALQDMPEPLRQRAALAGGDDYELCFTAAPAERDAIAAISAELALPLTRIGAMRAGTGVTVRDASGRLLDLGRGGFDHFSSP; from the coding sequence GTGAACGAGTTCGATCTGATCGGCCGCTACTTTGCGCGTCCGGCGCGCCGGGCGCTGCTCGGCGTCGGCGACGATTGTGCGCTGCTGGCGCCACCGCCGGCCGGCGAGGTGCTGGCGGTGTCGGTCGACATGCTGGTCGAGGGGCGGCATTTCTTCGCCGGTGTCGACCCGCATACGCTCGGTCACAAGGCACTGGCGGTCAATCTGTCCGATCTGGCCGCGATGGGCGCGAAGCCGTCGTGGTTCACGCTGGCGCTGGCCTTGCCGCGCGCCGACGAGGGCTGGCTGGCTGCGTTTGCCGACGGCCTGTTCGCGCTGGCCGATGCCTCGGGCATCGAACTCGTCGGCGGCGACACGACACGCGGGCCGCTGACGATCTCGATCCAGGTTGCCGGCCATGTGCCGGCGGGCGGAGCGCTGTGTCGCGACGGCGCCAAGGCCGGTGATGACGTCTGGGTTTCCGGCCGTCTCGGCGCCGCAGCGATGGCGGTACGGCATCGTGCCGGCGAGCTTGCACTGCCGGTCGAGGTGCTCGCCCGCTGTGCCGAACGGCTGGACCGGCCTGCGCCGCGCTTGGCGCTGGGCGAGCGGCTGCGTTCGCACGCCAGTGCCGCGCTCGATGTTTCCGACGGACTCGTCGGTGACTTGGCGCATATCTGCGAGCAGTCCCGGCTTGCCGCCGAGATCGACTGGACCTGCGTTCCGGTCGATCCTGCGCTGCAGGACATGCCCGAGCCCCTGCGCCAGCGTGCTGCGCTGGCTGGCGGCGACGACTACGAACTGTGCTTTACCGCCGCACCGGCCGAGCGCGACGCGATCGCCGCAATCTCGGCCGAGCTGGCCTTGCCGCTGACCCGGATCGGTGCAATGCGCGCCGGCACCGGCGTCACCGTGAGGGACGCATCAGGCCGGCTGCTCGATCTCGGCCGCGGCGGCTTCGATCATTTCTCATCACCATGA
- a CDS encoding phosphatidylglycerophosphatase A, with amino-acid sequence MKHSGHAPVRHPDWRFLLRHPAHFIALGFGGGLARKAPGTWGTLLGLPCYALLLHWLTPVQIALLCVPAFALGVWAAGIAGRALGVHDHGSIVIDEIVAIWLVLAAVPATWAGFAAAFVVFRFFDIVKPWPIRVLDARVPGGIGVMIDDLLAAVYSIAVLRLALHVWPGLLGV; translated from the coding sequence ATGAAGCACTCCGGACACGCGCCGGTCCGGCATCCGGACTGGCGTTTCCTGTTGCGCCATCCGGCGCATTTCATCGCCCTCGGTTTCGGTGGCGGGCTTGCCCGCAAGGCGCCGGGCACCTGGGGGACGCTGCTCGGCTTGCCGTGCTACGCGCTGCTGCTGCACTGGCTGACGCCGGTGCAGATTGCCTTGCTGTGCGTGCCGGCATTTGCGCTCGGCGTGTGGGCGGCGGGCATCGCCGGCAGGGCGCTGGGCGTGCACGATCACGGCAGCATCGTCATCGACGAGATCGTCGCCATCTGGCTGGTGCTGGCGGCCGTGCCGGCGACGTGGGCGGGGTTTGCCGCGGCGTTCGTGGTCTTCCGCTTCTTCGACATCGTCAAGCCGTGGCCGATCCGCGTGCTCGATGCGCGCGTGCCCGGCGGGATCGGCGTCATGATCGACGATCTGCTGGCCGCGGTGTACTCGATCGCGGTATTGCGGCTCGCGCTCCATGTCTGGCCCGGCCTGCTCGGCGTCTGA